Within Gemmatimonadota bacterium, the genomic segment GAGAACCACGCGCGGTCGCTCGACAACTTGCGGCGGCTCGAGGGCGCGACCGACGCCACCGGCGCCCCGATCCGGACCGTGACGTTGCCCTATCCACGCCCGGTCGTGATGGATGGGACGCGCCTCCCGGCGAGCTACGCCAACTTCTACCTCGCGAACGGCGTCGTGATCGTCCCCACGTTCAACGACCCCAACGACCGGATCGCGCTCAACACGCTCGCCGAGCTGCTGCCCGACCGCCAGGTGGTCGGGATCCACGCCGTGGACCTCGTCTGGGGTCTCGGCACCCTGCACTGCCTCACCCAGCAGCAGCCCGCGCCGAAGGGCAAGCGCGGCAAGGGACACGCGTGACCGACCCGATGCCGACCGACCCGATGCTCGAGACGCTGCGCGCCCGCCTCGGCGCGCAGTACGCCATCGATGGCCTGCTCGGTCGGGGCGGCATGGGCAGCGTCTTCCGCGCGCGCGACCTCACGCTCGACCGTCCGGTCGCGATCAAGGTCGTCACCGGCGACGTCGCGACCAACCCCGATCTTCGCGCGCGCTTCCTCCAGGAGGCGCGCACCGTCGCCAAGCTCCGGCACCCGAACATCGTCGCGGTCTACAGCGCCGGCGATGCGGACGGCATGCTCTACTTCGCCATGGAGCTCGTGCCGGGCGAGTCGCTGCGCGACCTGCTCGACCGGGAGAAGCGTGTCGACGGCGCGCGCGCCGAGCGGATCCTGCACGAGCTCGCGCTCGCGCTCGATTACGCGCACGCGAACGGCATCGTGCACCGCGACGTGAAGCCGGAGAACATCCTGCTCGACCGCGAGACCGGGCGGGCGATGCTCACCGACTTCGGGGTGGCGCGCGCGCTCGAGGGCGACGGTCGGATGACGGGGACCGGGATGATCCTCGGCAGCCCGCGCTACATGAGCCCGGAGCAGGCGACGGGCGAGACGACGATCGACGGGCGCTCGGACCTCTACGCGCTCGCGCTCGTGGGGTACGAGATGTTCACCGGCAAGCCGGTGGTCGACGCGGGGAACGTCGCGGCGATGCTCGTGAAGCACCTGACGGAGACGCCGAAGCCCATCAGCGACGCGGTGCCGGCGATCCCCGAGGGCGTCGCGACGGCGATCGACCGCGCGCTGCTCAAGGACCGCGACCAGCGATGGGCGAACGGCCGCGAGATGGCGGAAGTGATCGGCATGGCCTGGACGCCGATGGGCGGCTCGTCGGGGATCGGGACGCGCGCGGCCACCCCGCCATCAGCGAAGCCCGGGTTCGCCCTCCCGGCGAGCGCGGCGGGGCGCCGTCGCGGGATCGTGGTGGCCGGCATCGCGGTCGCCGCGCTCGTGATCACCGCGGGCGCCCTCCTCTGGCCGCGCGGCGGCGCCCCACGCGACGTCGACCCGCGCCGCTCGTACGCGGTCATGCCGTTCGAGATCCAGAGCGGCAATCGCGACGTGCAATGGCTGCGCGACGGGTCGGTGAACATGCTCACCCTCGCGCTCTCGCAGTGGAGCGACCTCACCGTCGCCGACTACGAGCGCACGATGGTGCTGGTGCGAGAGGCGGGCCTCGAGGACAAGCGCGTCGACATCGACCGGGCGCTGGCGATCGCGCGGAAGGCCGGCGCCTGGACCGTCGTCACCGGCACGATCGCGACGACCTCGGACTCGCTGCTCGTCGACGCGCGACTCTACGACGTGGGCTCGGGGAAGTCGCTACAGACGGAGCATCGCGCCGTCGCGCTCTCCGCCGACCCGCGCCCGCTGTTCGACGGCCTCGCGCGCTATCTGCTCGGCGTCGCCGGCGGGACCGCGACAGAGACGGTGGACCTCGCCGCCGCGACGACCAAGTCGATCACGGCGTATCGCGCCTACCTCGAAGGGACGCGCGCGCTCTTCTCGTGGCAGGTCCTCAAGGCGGACACGCTCTTCCGGCGTGCGATCGCCGCCGACTCGACCTTCGCGCTCGCGTGGCACAAGCGCTCGCTCGCGCTCGGTTGGGGGGATGCGGGCGGGCCCGGGTATCTCGAAGCGTCGGAGCGGGCGCTCGCACTCGTCGACCGACTCCCCGCGCGCGAGCAAGCCCTCGTGCGCGGGCACCACGCGCTCTCGACGGGCCTGCGCGTCCAAACGGCCAACACCGGGACCGGTGCCAAGGAACTGCGGGACGCCCAGCAGATCTTCAGCGACCTCATCGCCCGTGACTCGAGCGTCGCGGAGGCGTGGTACGGCCTCGCCGACGCCCGGTTCCACACGCAGTTCGACGCGAGCGACATGGAAGGGAGCCTGGAGCGGATGACGGGGGCGCTGCGCGCCTTCGAGCGCACCCTCACTCTCGACTCGACGTTCCATCTCGCCTACTCGCACCTGGTGAGCCTGTACGCCGGGATGTCGACCGCCAACAGCCAGATCTTCTTCGACGGCACGCGGGTCCAGCTTGGCGACTCCGCATCGATCAAGCGCGCCGGCGGCCCCGACGCGGTCGCGAGGATGCGGACCGAGGCCGGCCGGACCGGACTGGCACTCTCGCGGCTCTGGGCCCGCGCGGACGTGAACGCGATCGCGCCGCGCATCGCACTCGCGCAGGGCTTCATGGCCGCCGGAATGACCGACTCGGCGATGATCGTCGTCGACGAGACGCTCGCCGAACCGCAGTTCGCGGCGCCGCAGTACGGTCTGTGGGGCAACCAGTACCGCTTCATCGCCGACGATCCGCGCGGCGCGCCCGGGCTCGTGGAGGGCACGCGCGCCCTCGACGTGGCGCGGTTCCGGCAGATCCCCTTCACCGACCGCTACGGTTACCTGGCGATGGCGATCAGCGCCGCCGGCGCGATCGGCAACGGGGCCGAGGTGGACCGCGTGTCCGGACTCTGGGCGCGCATCGACACCGTCGCGCCCTTCATCGGGGGTCCGATGGCGCCCGCGATGCAGTGGTTCGCCGCGAGCGTGCACATCGCGATGAAGGGCGAGATGTCCGCTGCGCAGCGCGGATGGCTCCTCGATGGCCTGCGCCCCATGCAGGACCTGCCCGCCAACTCGCCGGTGCGCTTCGGCGCCGTCCCGGTCGCATACGTCGGGTATCTCGTCAGTCGCGACACGATCTTCTCGGGGCTCGCCCGGCGCTTGAATCCGCAGCAGGAGGCCGCCTGGCCCGAGCTCGACGCCCGCGAAGCCCTCGAGCGCGGCGACACGGCGCGCGCGCGGACCATCGCCGCGACATTCTCGCCGGCCGCGCAGGTGCGCACGGCGCGCCTCGGCCTCGCCGGCCTGCGGACCGCACTGCGTGCCGAGGTGCTCGCCGACCTGGGTGACGCCGCGGGCGCGCTCGCGCAGTACGAGGCGATGCACCCCTCGCGCTTCGCGACGTCGCTCATCGACCCCGGGCATGCCGTCTACGTCCGGACGTTCGCCGCACGCGCACGCCTCTACGAGCAGTTGGGTGAGCGCGAGAAGGCGATCGCCGCCTGGACGGAGTTCCTCCGCCGCTGGGAGAAGGGCGACGCCGACACCGACGCCGCCCGGCGCGAAGCACGCACGGCGCTGCAGCGCCTGCGCGACCAACCCACCACCCGTCGCCCCTGATGCCGCGTCCCCCCGCGCTTCGCCACCTGCGCACGCTGGCCCTCCTCGTCGCCTTCACGGGCTGCGGGGACGCGCGCGGTCCCGTACATCTCGGCATGGCCGGCCCCTTCACGCAGGGATTCGGTCGTGCGAACCGGCTTGGCGCGGAGCTCGCGCTGGCCGAGATCAACGCGGCGGGCGGCATCCGCGGCGATTCCCTCCGCATCGAGTTCAAGGACGACGGCGGCGAGGGCTCCAAGGCCGCCGTGGTGGCGCAGTCGTTCGTCGACGACCCGCGGATCGTCGCCGTCGTCGGCCATGTCACGTCGGGCGCGATGCTCGCGGCGGCCAAGGTCTACGACGGGCGCCTGCCCGCGGTCGCGACCACCGCGTCGGCGGCCGACCTCACCGGGATCTCGCCCTGGGCGTTCCGCGTGATCTCGAGCGACTCGGCCAACGGCGTGGACCTCGCGCGCTTCGCCGAGCGCCTCGGCAAGTCGCGCGTGGCGATCCTCTACGAGAACGACTCGTACGGGCGCGGTCTGGCCGACGCCTTCCGCCGCAACTTCAGCGGCACGGTCATCGGCATCGACCCGATCGGCTACGAGGGAAAACGGGCCGACATCTACCTCGAGTGGATCGCCGCGCGGAATCCGGACCTCGTCTTCATCGCCGGCACCGAGCTCACCGGGATGGCCTTCCTGCGCGAGGCCCGGCGTCGCGGGATGACCGCGGACTTCCTGGGCGGCGACGGCTGGACCGGAGTGGTCGCGGATACGGCCGCGTCCGAGGGCGCGTACGTGGGTGCCCCGTTCACCGCGCTCGATCCGCGTCCCGAGGCCCAACGGTTCACCCAGGCCTTCCGCGCGCGCTTCGGCCATGATCCCGACGGCAACGCGGCGCTCGCCTACGACGCGGTGAAGCTCCTCGCCGCGGCCGTCGAGGCGGTCGGCCCGGATCGCGCGCGCGTGCGCGACTGGCTGGCCCAGCGAGGGACCGGCGGCGCCTTCGCCGGCGTGACCGGCCCCATCGCGTTCCTCGAGACGGGCGATCCGGTCGGCAAGTCATTCACCATGACGCGCGTCGTCCGTGGCCAGCTCACGCTCGCCGAGCGCGGGAGCACGCCGTGAACCTCTTCTCCCTGCGGACCATCCGGAGCCGCCTCGTCTTCGGCTTCTCGTTGCTGGTCGGGCTCCTCGTGATCGCCGGCATCGTCGGCTACATCACCATCGGGGCGTTCAGCGACGAGATCGGTGGCGCACTCGGGCAGGTGCAGCGTGAGACCGCGCTCACCGCCGACCTCCGCACGAACGTCGCGCGCGAGCTCGGCGCGGCCGTCCGCTACCTCGACCGCGGCGTCGCCCTCGACCATGCGGAGTTCAGTGACGCCGGGTGGGCCGCGCACACCGCGCTCCGGAAGCTGAACGAGAGCCCCGGACTCACGTCGACCGAGCTCGGCCTCATCGCCGGCATCGACGAGCAGCTCGCGACCCTCGAGGTCGGGCTCACGCAGGCGCAGTTGCTCCGCGACCTCGGCCGCCTCGAATCCGCCGTCGCCCGCACCGATTCCATCCGGGCACTCGAATCGGAGCTCACGCGCGACGTCGCGCGTCTGGGCGAGATGCGCGCCGCGCAGGTCGCGCGCGACACCCGCGCGTTGCAGGAGGAGGCCCTCCGCCGCAAG encodes:
- a CDS encoding ABC transporter substrate-binding protein — encoded protein: MPRPPALRHLRTLALLVAFTGCGDARGPVHLGMAGPFTQGFGRANRLGAELALAEINAAGGIRGDSLRIEFKDDGGEGSKAAVVAQSFVDDPRIVAVVGHVTSGAMLAAAKVYDGRLPAVATTASAADLTGISPWAFRVISSDSANGVDLARFAERLGKSRVAILYENDSYGRGLADAFRRNFSGTVIGIDPIGYEGKRADIYLEWIAARNPDLVFIAGTELTGMAFLREARRRGMTADFLGGDGWTGVVADTAASEGAYVGAPFTALDPRPEAQRFTQAFRARFGHDPDGNAALAYDAVKLLAAAVEAVGPDRARVRDWLAQRGTGGAFAGVTGPIAFLETGDPVGKSFTMTRVVRGQLTLAERGSTP
- a CDS encoding protein kinase, whose amino-acid sequence is MTDPMPTDPMLETLRARLGAQYAIDGLLGRGGMGSVFRARDLTLDRPVAIKVVTGDVATNPDLRARFLQEARTVAKLRHPNIVAVYSAGDADGMLYFAMELVPGESLRDLLDREKRVDGARAERILHELALALDYAHANGIVHRDVKPENILLDRETGRAMLTDFGVARALEGDGRMTGTGMILGSPRYMSPEQATGETTIDGRSDLYALALVGYEMFTGKPVVDAGNVAAMLVKHLTETPKPISDAVPAIPEGVATAIDRALLKDRDQRWANGREMAEVIGMAWTPMGGSSGIGTRAATPPSAKPGFALPASAAGRRRGIVVAGIAVAALVITAGALLWPRGGAPRDVDPRRSYAVMPFEIQSGNRDVQWLRDGSVNMLTLALSQWSDLTVADYERTMVLVREAGLEDKRVDIDRALAIARKAGAWTVVTGTIATTSDSLLVDARLYDVGSGKSLQTEHRAVALSADPRPLFDGLARYLLGVAGGTATETVDLAAATTKSITAYRAYLEGTRALFSWQVLKADTLFRRAIAADSTFALAWHKRSLALGWGDAGGPGYLEASERALALVDRLPAREQALVRGHHALSTGLRVQTANTGTGAKELRDAQQIFSDLIARDSSVAEAWYGLADARFHTQFDASDMEGSLERMTGALRAFERTLTLDSTFHLAYSHLVSLYAGMSTANSQIFFDGTRVQLGDSASIKRAGGPDAVARMRTEAGRTGLALSRLWARADVNAIAPRIALAQGFMAAGMTDSAMIVVDETLAEPQFAAPQYGLWGNQYRFIADDPRGAPGLVEGTRALDVARFRQIPFTDRYGYLAMAISAAGAIGNGAEVDRVSGLWARIDTVAPFIGGPMAPAMQWFAASVHIAMKGEMSAAQRGWLLDGLRPMQDLPANSPVRFGAVPVAYVGYLVSRDTIFSGLARRLNPQQEAAWPELDAREALERGDTARARTIAATFSPAAQVRTARLGLAGLRTALRAEVLADLGDAAGALAQYEAMHPSRFATSLIDPGHAVYVRTFAARARLYEQLGEREKAIAAWTEFLRRWEKGDADTDAARREARTALQRLRDQPTTRRP